A genomic region of Parambassis ranga chromosome 7, fParRan2.1, whole genome shotgun sequence contains the following coding sequences:
- the birc5b gene encoding baculoviral IAP repeat-containing protein 5b, with the protein MVNVNLLSTRFYSYDKMYSHDLRERSFEDWPFREDCNCTPEKMAKAGFVHCPSVNEPDVACCFFCLIELEGWEPDDDPWLEHIKRSPNCGFLTMKKDFTELTVAEFYNMEKERLKIYVRKVCHKRLAEIRDDIDHFLLRLKSQMDSV; encoded by the exons ATGGTGAACGTTAATTTACTGAGCACCAGATTTTACTCATATGACAAAATGTATAGTCATGACTTACGTGAACGCAGCTTTGAAGACTGGCCTTTCAGAGAGGATTGTAACTGCACACCTGAAAAG ATGGCTAAGGCCGGGTTTGTCCATTGCCCCAGTGTGAATGAGCCTGATGTGGCCTGCTGTTTCTTCTGTCTGATTGAACTGGAGGGCTGGGAGCCAGATGACGATCCCTG GTTGGAACATATAAAACGCTCCCCTAACTGTGGATTCCTAACCATGAAGAAGGACTTCACAGAGCTAACTGTGGCTGAATTTTACAACATGGAAAAAGAGAGGCTGAAGATCTACGTT agAAAAGTTTGTCACAAAAGGTTGGCAGAGATTCGAGATGACATTGACCATTTTCTCCTGAGGCTTAAATCTCAGATGGACTCTGTATga